The genomic segment CAGGAGATACAAAAGTAGTAGATAAAGGAAAAGGAGATAAAGTTTTTATAAATACCTCGGGTATAGGGATAGTCGAAAAGGATATCCAGATCTCTTCTGACCGGGCAAGACCGGGGGATAAAGTCATCCTAAGTGGTGCAATAGGAATTCATGGGATTGCTATTCTGTCCGTCAGAGAAGGACTGGAATTTGAGACTCATATCTTAAGTGATACGGCCCCGTTAACCTCTCTGGTCATGGATATGTTGAGTGTAAGTACAAAAATCCATTGTATGCGGGATCCCACACGGGGCGGGATTGCAAGTGCCCTCAATGAGATTGCCTCTAGCTCCAAAGTCGGAATCAGAATAGAAGAAAATAAAATCCCTATACCGAGAGAAGTCCAAGGAGCCTGCGAGATGTTAGGGTTGGACCCTCTGTATGTAGCCAACGAGGGAAAACTCATTGCCATCGTGGATAGAGAAGATGCCGAACGTATAGTTGAAAAGATGAAGACCCATGCTTTAGGTAGAGAAGCCGCTATTATCGGAGAAGTCCTTGATGATCACCCCGGTATAGTTTTTATGAAAAC from the Candidatus Limnocylindrales bacterium genome contains:
- the hypE gene encoding hydrogenase expression/formation protein HypE, with the protein product MSENVEFVLSCPLPITDYKNILLGHGSGGKLSADLIKKIFLSQFKNPYLGPLNDAAVFEVNGTRLAFTTDSYVVNPIFFPGGDIGKLAVNGTINDLAVSGARPLYISAAFILEEGFPVENLWKIVLSMKSACEETGVLLVTGDTKVVDKGKGDKVFINTSGIGIVEKDIQISSDRARPGDKVILSGAIGIHGIAILSVREGLEFETHILSDTAPLTSLVMDMLSVSTKIHCMRDPTRGGIASALNEIASSSKVGIRIEENKIPIPREVQGACEMLGLDPLYVANEGKLIAIVDREDAERIVEKMKTHALGREAAIIGEVLDDHPGIVFMKTRIGGTRVVDMLTGEQLPRIC